One Streptomyces sp. B21-105 genomic region harbors:
- the priA gene encoding bifunctional 1-(5-phosphoribosyl)-5-((5-phosphoribosylamino)methylideneamino)imidazole-4-carboxamide isomerase/phosphoribosylanthranilate isomerase PriA, with the protein MSKLELLPAVDVRDGQAVRLVHGESGTETSYGSPLEAALAWQRSGAEWLHLVDLDAAFGTGDNRALIADVAKAMDIKVELSGGIRDDDTLAAALATGCTRVNLGTAALETPEWVAKVISEHGDKIAVGLDVRGTTLRGRGWTRDGGDLYETLARLDQEGCARYVVTDIAKDGTLQGPNLELLKNVCAVTDRPVVASGGVSSLDDLRAIAELVPLGVEGSIVGKALYAKAFTLEEALEAVAR; encoded by the coding sequence GTGAGCAAGCTCGAACTCCTCCCCGCCGTCGACGTCCGCGACGGCCAGGCCGTCCGTCTCGTGCACGGCGAGTCCGGGACCGAGACCTCCTACGGCTCCCCGCTCGAGGCGGCTCTCGCCTGGCAGCGGTCGGGCGCCGAGTGGCTGCACCTGGTCGACCTGGACGCCGCGTTCGGCACCGGCGACAACCGCGCGCTGATCGCCGACGTCGCGAAGGCCATGGACATCAAGGTGGAGCTCTCCGGCGGCATCCGTGACGACGACACCCTCGCCGCCGCCCTCGCCACCGGCTGCACGCGCGTGAACCTGGGCACGGCCGCCCTGGAGACGCCCGAGTGGGTCGCCAAGGTCATCTCCGAGCACGGCGACAAGATCGCGGTCGGCCTGGACGTCCGCGGCACGACCCTGCGCGGCCGCGGCTGGACCCGCGACGGCGGCGACCTCTACGAGACGCTGGCCCGCCTCGACCAGGAGGGCTGCGCACGGTACGTGGTCACCGACATCGCCAAGGACGGCACCCTGCAGGGCCCGAACCTCGAGCTGCTGAAGAACGTCTGCGCGGTCACCGACCGGCCCGTCGTCGCCTCGGGCGGCGTGTCGTCCCTGGACGACCTCCGGGCCATCGCCGAGCTGGTCCCGCTCGGCGTCGAGGGCTCGATCGTCGGCAAGGCGCTCTACGCGAAGGCGTTCACCCTCGAAGAGGCTTTGGAAGCGGTGGCCCGGTGA
- the hisH gene encoding imidazole glycerol phosphate synthase subunit HisH: MELSPTNGAKKVVVFDYGFGNVRSAERALARTGADVEITRDFDTAMNADGLLVPGVGAFAACMKGLKEARGDWIIGRRLSGGRPVMGICVGMQILFERGIEHGVETEGLDEWPGAVEPLQAEIVPHMGWNTVDAPADSQLFAGLDADARFYFVHSYAVHDWSLEVLNPAMRAPRVTWATHGERFVAAVENGALWATQFHPEKSGDAGAQLLTNWIGTL; encoded by the coding sequence GTGGAATTGAGCCCCACGAACGGCGCGAAGAAGGTCGTGGTCTTCGACTACGGCTTCGGCAACGTCCGCTCCGCCGAGCGCGCCCTCGCGCGCACCGGTGCGGACGTCGAGATCACCCGTGACTTCGACACGGCGATGAACGCCGACGGGCTGCTGGTGCCGGGCGTCGGCGCCTTCGCCGCCTGCATGAAAGGCCTGAAGGAGGCCCGCGGCGACTGGATCATCGGCCGCAGGCTGTCCGGCGGACGGCCGGTGATGGGCATCTGCGTCGGCATGCAGATCCTGTTCGAACGCGGCATCGAGCACGGTGTGGAGACCGAGGGGCTCGACGAGTGGCCCGGCGCGGTCGAGCCGCTGCAGGCCGAGATCGTGCCCCACATGGGCTGGAACACCGTGGACGCCCCGGCCGACTCCCAGCTGTTCGCCGGCCTCGACGCGGACGCCCGCTTCTACTTCGTGCACTCCTACGCCGTCCACGACTGGTCCCTGGAAGTGCTCAACCCGGCGATGCGCGCCCCCAGGGTGACCTGGGCGACGCACGGCGAGCGGTTCGTGGCCGCCGTGGAGAACGGCGCCCTGTGGGCGACGCAGTTCCACCCCGAGAAGTCCGGCGACGCCGGAGCCCAGCTCCTCACCAACTGGATCGGAACACTGTGA
- the hisB gene encoding imidazoleglycerol-phosphate dehydratase HisB, translated as MNRVGRIERTTKETSVLVEINLDGSGKVDVSTGVGFYDHMLDQLGRHGLFDLTVKTDGDLHIDSHHTIEDTALALGAAFKQALGDKVGIYRFGNCTVPLDESLAQVTVDLSGRPYLVHTEPEKMAPMIGEYDTTMTRHILESFVAQAQIALHVHVPYGRNAHHIVECQFKALARALRYASERDPRAAGILPSTKGAL; from the coding sequence ATGAACCGCGTGGGACGCATAGAGCGCACGACGAAGGAGACCTCGGTCCTCGTCGAGATCAACCTCGACGGCTCCGGCAAGGTCGACGTGTCGACCGGCGTCGGCTTCTACGACCACATGCTCGACCAGCTCGGACGACACGGGCTGTTCGACCTGACCGTGAAGACCGACGGCGACCTGCACATCGACTCGCACCACACCATCGAGGACACCGCCCTCGCGCTGGGCGCCGCCTTCAAGCAGGCCCTCGGGGACAAGGTGGGTATCTACCGCTTCGGCAACTGCACGGTCCCGCTGGACGAATCCCTCGCCCAGGTCACCGTCGACCTCTCCGGCCGCCCCTACCTCGTGCACACCGAGCCCGAGAAGATGGCGCCGATGATCGGCGAGTACGACACGACGATGACCCGGCACATCCTGGAGTCCTTCGTCGCCCAGGCGCAGATCGCGCTGCACGTGCACGTGCCCTACGGGCGCAACGCGCACCACATCGTGGAGTGCCAGTTCAAGGCGCTCGCCCGGGCCCTGCGCTACGCCTCCGAACGCGACCCGCGCGCGGCCGGCATCCTCCCCTCCACGAAGGGCGCGCTGTAA
- a CDS encoding histidinol-phosphate transaminase produces the protein MSFGIDDLPVRDELRGKSPYGAPQLDVPVRLNTNENPYPLPEPLVERIAERVRDAARELNRYPDRDAVELRTQLAKYLTDTTGHEVAPANVWAANGSNEVLQQLLQTFGGPGRTAIGFEPSYSMHGLIARGTGTGWISGPRGADFTVDLAAAEKAIAEHRPDVVFVTTPNNPTGTAVQAETVLALYEAAQAAKPSIVVVDEAYIEFSHGDSLLPLIEGRPHLVVSRTMSKAFGAAGLRLGYLAAHPAVVDAVQLVRLPYHLSAVTQATALAALEHTDTLLKYVEQLKSERDRLVGELLAAGYEVTPSDANFVQFGRFDDAHAVWRQILDRGVLVRDNGVPGWLRVTAGTPEENDAFLDAVRELKKEQSA, from the coding sequence GTGAGCTTCGGAATCGACGATCTCCCCGTACGGGACGAGCTGCGCGGCAAGTCCCCCTACGGCGCGCCCCAGCTGGACGTCCCCGTACGGCTGAACACGAACGAGAACCCCTACCCGCTGCCCGAGCCGCTGGTCGAGCGGATCGCCGAGCGGGTGCGTGACGCGGCCCGCGAACTCAACCGTTACCCGGACCGCGACGCCGTGGAGCTGCGGACGCAGCTGGCGAAGTACCTCACGGACACGACGGGGCACGAGGTCGCCCCGGCCAACGTGTGGGCCGCCAACGGCTCCAACGAGGTCCTCCAGCAGCTGCTGCAGACCTTCGGCGGACCCGGCCGCACCGCGATCGGCTTCGAGCCGTCGTACTCGATGCACGGGCTCATCGCCCGCGGCACCGGGACCGGATGGATCTCCGGGCCGCGAGGCGCCGACTTCACCGTCGACCTCGCGGCCGCCGAGAAGGCCATCGCCGAGCACCGCCCCGACGTCGTCTTCGTCACCACCCCCAACAACCCCACCGGCACCGCGGTCCAGGCCGAGACGGTCCTCGCGCTGTACGAGGCCGCCCAGGCCGCGAAGCCGTCGATCGTCGTGGTCGACGAGGCGTACATCGAGTTCAGCCACGGCGACTCGCTGCTGCCCCTGATCGAGGGCCGGCCCCACCTCGTGGTGTCGCGCACGATGTCGAAGGCCTTCGGCGCGGCGGGCCTGCGCCTCGGCTACCTCGCCGCGCACCCCGCGGTGGTGGACGCGGTCCAGCTGGTGCGGCTGCCGTACCACCTGTCGGCCGTCACGCAGGCGACCGCGCTGGCCGCCCTGGAACACACCGACACCCTGCTGAAGTACGTTGAGCAGCTGAAGTCGGAGCGGGACCGCCTGGTCGGCGAACTGCTCGCGGCCGGCTACGAGGTCACGCCGTCCGACGCCAACTTCGTGCAGTTCGGGCGGTTCGACGACGCCCACGCGGTGTGGCGGCAGATCCTCGACCGGGGCGTCCTGGTCCGGGACAACGGGGTGCCCGGCTGGCTGCGGGTCACCGCCGGAACCCCCGAAGAGAACGACGCGTTCCTCGACGCGGTCCGTGAACTGAAGAAGGAGCAGAGCGCATGA
- the hisD gene encoding histidinol dehydrogenase yields MISRIDLRGDALPEGPALRDLLPRADFDVSAALEKVRPICEAVHHRGDAALIDFAERFDGVRLESVRVPARAIADALDGLDPAVRAALEESIRRARLVHREQRRTTHTTQVVPGGTVTEKWVPVDRVGLYAPGGRSVYPSSVVMNVVPAQEAGVESIALASPAQAEFGGLPHPTILAACALLGVDEVYAAGGATAVAMFAHGTESCAPANMVTGPGNIWVAAAKRYFAGKIGIDAEAGPTEIAVLADATADPVHVAADLISQAEHDPLAAAVLVTDSVELADAVAKELEPQVAATKHVEDRIVPALAGRQSAIVLVDGVDEGLRVVDAYGAEHLEIQTADSAAVADRVRNAGAIFVGPWAPVSLGDYAAGSNHVLPTGGCACHSSGLSVQSFLRGIHIVDYTRDALAEVAHHVVTLAEAEDLPAHGAAIKARFAWKVPTSK; encoded by the coding sequence GTGATCTCCCGAATCGATCTGCGCGGCGACGCCCTTCCCGAGGGACCCGCCCTGCGCGACCTGCTGCCCCGAGCCGACTTCGACGTCTCGGCCGCCCTCGAGAAGGTGCGTCCGATCTGCGAGGCCGTGCATCATCGGGGCGACGCGGCGCTGATCGACTTCGCTGAGAGGTTCGACGGGGTGCGGCTGGAATCCGTACGGGTCCCCGCCCGGGCGATCGCCGACGCGCTGGACGGGCTCGACCCGGCGGTTCGCGCGGCCCTGGAGGAGTCCATCCGCCGCGCCCGTCTCGTCCACCGCGAGCAGCGCCGTACGACCCACACCACCCAGGTCGTGCCCGGCGGCACCGTGACCGAGAAGTGGGTTCCCGTCGACCGGGTCGGGCTGTACGCGCCCGGCGGCCGCTCGGTCTACCCGTCCTCCGTGGTGATGAACGTGGTGCCCGCGCAGGAGGCGGGCGTCGAGTCCATCGCCCTGGCCTCGCCCGCCCAGGCCGAGTTCGGCGGACTGCCCCACCCGACGATCCTCGCCGCCTGCGCCCTGCTCGGCGTCGACGAGGTGTACGCGGCCGGTGGCGCGACCGCCGTCGCGATGTTCGCGCACGGCACCGAGTCCTGCGCGCCCGCGAACATGGTCACCGGCCCCGGCAACATCTGGGTCGCCGCCGCCAAGCGCTACTTCGCCGGCAAGATCGGCATCGACGCCGAGGCGGGGCCGACCGAGATCGCCGTCCTCGCCGACGCCACGGCCGACCCCGTGCACGTCGCCGCCGATCTGATCAGCCAGGCCGAGCACGACCCGCTGGCCGCCGCCGTCCTGGTCACCGACTCCGTCGAGCTGGCGGACGCGGTCGCCAAGGAGCTGGAACCGCAGGTCGCGGCCACCAAGCACGTCGAGGACCGGATCGTCCCGGCGCTCGCCGGCCGGCAGTCCGCGATCGTGCTGGTCGACGGCGTCGACGAGGGCCTGCGGGTGGTCGACGCCTACGGCGCGGAGCACCTGGAGATCCAGACGGCGGACTCCGCCGCCGTGGCCGACCGGGTGCGGAACGCGGGCGCGATCTTCGTCGGGCCCTGGGCGCCGGTCTCGCTCGGCGACTACGCGGCCGGCTCCAACCACGTGCTCCCGACGGGTGGCTGCGCCTGCCACTCCTCCGGGCTGTCCGTGCAGTCCTTCCTCCGCGGCATCCACATCGTGGACTACACGCGCGACGCGCTCGCCGAGGTCGCCCACCACGTGGTGACCCTGGCGGAGGCGGAGGACCTGCCCGCCCACGGGGCGGCGATCAAGGCGCGGTTCGCATGGAAGGTACCGACGAGCAAGTGA
- a CDS encoding oxidoreductase translates to MTAVTDGAGDLPDDLTAAEAGMWQAFRNGSVYDLSSGDTVVDDPHGGHPWGGARTVRARIVAWLLLDGPPALAGRVASMKLAGVQISGSLDLAGGTVVPYVEMKRCRFERDVLLPEARFTTVRLVDCSVPRLEAARVHTEGDLHLPRCRFHNGVRLTDAHIGTDLMLNQAIVHRDRTGRSIAADGMTVGQDLQAELLESHGELSLRSAKIGVSLSLRGARLVNPYTRLALNAPQLTVERSLYLTPAGVGGQALSGVTPARGTRIQRFECRGGIRLDDGRFGDAVDLERARFVLTDEQELSLRRVQTPELRFLGEQPLRGKVVLSGARVINLVDRASAWPGPGALHMGGFAYENLVPQGPFPLAERLRWVAAATAEYAPEPYERLAAVLRTGGEDEDAREVLLAKQRRRRETLPPAAKLWGYAQDWTVAYGYRPGRAAVWMAVLWAASSLAFAYAAHPPVDRQGHPPWNPALFALDLLLPVIDLGQVGQWQLSGGWQWLSTALVLLGWILATAVAAGATRLLRRS, encoded by the coding sequence GTGACAGCGGTGACCGACGGCGCGGGCGATCTGCCGGACGACCTGACCGCGGCCGAGGCGGGCATGTGGCAGGCCTTCCGCAACGGCAGTGTGTACGACCTGAGCAGCGGCGACACGGTCGTCGACGATCCGCACGGCGGCCATCCGTGGGGCGGGGCGCGGACCGTGCGGGCCCGGATCGTCGCCTGGCTGCTGCTGGACGGGCCGCCGGCGCTGGCCGGTCGGGTGGCCTCGATGAAGCTGGCCGGTGTGCAGATCAGCGGCTCGCTGGATCTAGCGGGCGGCACCGTGGTGCCGTACGTGGAGATGAAGCGCTGCCGCTTCGAGCGGGACGTGCTGCTGCCCGAGGCCAGGTTCACGACCGTGCGGCTGGTGGACTGCTCGGTGCCGCGCCTGGAGGCGGCGCGGGTGCACACCGAGGGCGATCTGCACCTCCCGCGCTGCCGCTTCCACAACGGCGTGCGGCTCACCGACGCGCACATCGGCACGGACCTGATGCTGAACCAGGCGATCGTCCACCGGGACCGCACCGGCCGCTCGATCGCCGCCGACGGCATGACGGTCGGCCAGGACCTCCAGGCCGAACTCCTCGAGTCGCACGGTGAGCTGAGCCTGCGCAGCGCCAAGATCGGCGTGTCGCTGAGCCTGCGCGGGGCGCGGCTGGTCAACCCGTACACGCGGCTCGCGCTGAACGCGCCCCAGCTGACCGTGGAGCGTTCGCTGTACCTCACCCCGGCCGGCGTCGGCGGCCAGGCGCTGAGCGGTGTCACCCCGGCCCGCGGGACGCGCATCCAGCGTTTCGAGTGCCGGGGCGGGATACGTCTGGACGACGGCCGGTTCGGGGACGCGGTGGACCTGGAGCGGGCCCGGTTCGTCCTCACGGACGAGCAGGAGCTGTCGCTGCGCCGGGTGCAGACGCCCGAGCTGCGCTTCCTGGGCGAGCAGCCGCTGCGCGGCAAGGTGGTCCTGTCCGGCGCCCGGGTGATCAACCTGGTGGACCGGGCGAGCGCCTGGCCGGGTCCCGGCGCTCTGCACATGGGTGGCTTCGCGTACGAGAACCTGGTGCCGCAGGGGCCGTTCCCGCTGGCCGAGCGGTTGCGCTGGGTGGCCGCGGCGACCGCCGAATACGCCCCGGAGCCGTACGAGCGGCTGGCGGCCGTGCTGCGGACCGGCGGGGAGGACGAGGACGCGCGCGAGGTCCTGCTGGCCAAGCAGCGCCGTCGCCGCGAGACGCTGCCGCCGGCCGCGAAGCTCTGGGGCTACGCGCAGGACTGGACGGTCGCCTACGGGTACCGGCCGGGCCGCGCCGCGGTGTGGATGGCGGTGCTGTGGGCGGCGAGTTCGCTGGCCTTCGCGTACGCCGCGCACCCGCCCGTCGACCGGCAGGGGCACCCGCCCTGGAACCCGGCCCTGTTCGCCCTCGACCTGCTGCTGCCGGTCATCGACCTGGGGCAGGTCGGCCAGTGGCAGTTGAGCGGCGGCTGGCAGTGGCTGTCGACGGCGTTGGTCCTGCTCGGCTGGATCCTGGCGACGGCCGTGGCGGCGGGCGCGACGAGGCTGCTGCGCCGGAGCTGA
- a CDS encoding LON peptidase substrate-binding domain-containing protein — MTTVRLPLFPLNSVLFPGLVLPLNVFEERYRAMMRDLLKTPEDESRRFAVVAIRDGHEVAPSAKGLPDRTGVTERGPAAGFGEDPAKTFHGVGCVADAATIRERADGTFEVLATGTTRVKLLSVDASGPFLTAELQELPEEPGDEAGALAEGVLRAFRQYQKRLAGARERSLTTGADLPDDPSVVSYLVAAAMMLDVPSKQRLLQAPDTASRLRDELTVLRAETAIIRSLPSLPAADLTRAPTSLN, encoded by the coding sequence GTGACCACCGTCCGTCTGCCGCTCTTCCCGCTGAACTCGGTGTTGTTCCCGGGACTCGTGCTCCCGCTCAACGTCTTCGAGGAGCGTTATCGCGCCATGATGCGCGATCTTCTGAAGACTCCCGAGGACGAATCGCGCCGGTTCGCCGTCGTGGCCATCCGTGACGGCCACGAGGTGGCCCCCAGCGCCAAGGGGCTCCCCGACCGGACGGGGGTGACCGAGCGCGGCCCGGCCGCCGGTTTCGGCGAGGACCCCGCGAAGACGTTCCACGGCGTGGGCTGCGTGGCCGACGCCGCGACGATCCGCGAGCGCGCCGACGGCACCTTCGAGGTGCTGGCGACGGGCACGACCCGGGTCAAGCTGCTGTCGGTGGACGCGTCGGGCCCGTTCCTGACGGCGGAGCTCCAGGAGCTGCCGGAGGAACCGGGCGACGAGGCGGGCGCACTCGCCGAGGGCGTGCTGCGCGCCTTCCGCCAGTACCAGAAGCGGCTGGCGGGCGCCCGCGAGCGCTCGCTGACCACCGGCGCGGACCTGCCGGACGACCCCTCGGTGGTGTCGTACCTGGTGGCCGCGGCGATGATGCTGGACGTCCCGAGCAAGCAGCGCCTCCTTCAGGCCCCCGACACGGCGTCCCGGCTGCGGGACGAGCTGACCGTGCTGCGCGCCGAGACTGCCATCATCCGCAGCCTGCCCTCGCTGCCGGCGGCGGACCTGACCCGCGCCCCGACCAGTCTCAACTGA
- the ybaK gene encoding Cys-tRNA(Pro) deacylase, with product MAKKPKKQQQSGGTPATVALAAAGVDYTVHAYDHDPSHPSYGEEAAEAMGVSPDRVFKTLVADVDGTLTVAVVPVAGSLDLKALASAVGGKRAAMADPALAERTTGYVRGGISPLGQRKKLRTVLDDSATTHATICVSAGRRGLEVELSPGDLTTQTDALLAPIARP from the coding sequence ATGGCGAAGAAGCCGAAGAAGCAGCAGCAGTCCGGCGGCACGCCCGCGACGGTGGCCCTGGCGGCGGCGGGCGTGGACTACACGGTCCACGCCTACGACCACGACCCGAGCCACCCCTCCTACGGCGAGGAGGCGGCCGAGGCGATGGGCGTCTCCCCCGACCGCGTCTTCAAGACCCTGGTCGCGGACGTGGACGGAACCCTCACCGTGGCGGTGGTTCCCGTCGCGGGCTCCCTCGACCTGAAGGCCCTGGCCTCGGCGGTGGGCGGCAAGCGCGCGGCGATGGCCGACCCGGCGCTGGCCGAACGCACCACGGGCTACGTCCGCGGCGGCATCTCCCCGCTCGGCCAGCGCAAGAAGCTCCGCACGGTCCTGGACGACTCGGCGACGACGCACGCCACCATCTGCGTCTCGGCGGGCCGCAGAGGCCTGGAGGTCGAACTCTCCCCAGGAGACCTGACCACCCAGACCGACGCCCTGCTGGCCCCCATCGCCCGCCCCTGA
- a CDS encoding DUF2567 domain-containing protein, producing MTAPLTPPPPPHEPSGHEPSGHEPSGYAAWPPPPGGYAGVATAPHDGAYGQDGPGMKTELREAAVITAGTALAGVLLGLLWVWLAPRVPLVGELSDGSWVVYFKDTEGEQAIGVDGTFTLLALACGAVSAAAVFLWRRRGGVPLVVALGLGGLLGSLLAWRLGVWLGPDSDVIAHAQAAGKGVTFSAPLRLGAKGALLAWSLAAMLVHLGLTALFGPRDPEPFPPYGAGSKDGYGAPMA from the coding sequence GTGACCGCACCGCTGACTCCGCCTCCGCCGCCGCACGAACCGTCCGGGCACGAACCGTCCGGGCACGAGCCGTCCGGGTACGCGGCCTGGCCCCCGCCGCCCGGAGGGTACGCGGGGGTGGCCACCGCGCCCCACGACGGCGCGTACGGACAGGACGGGCCCGGGATGAAGACCGAACTGCGGGAAGCCGCCGTGATCACGGCGGGTACCGCCCTCGCAGGGGTGCTGCTGGGGCTGCTGTGGGTGTGGCTGGCGCCGCGGGTTCCGCTCGTCGGCGAGCTGTCGGACGGCAGCTGGGTCGTCTACTTCAAGGACACCGAGGGGGAGCAGGCGATCGGGGTGGACGGCACGTTCACTCTGCTGGCCCTGGCCTGCGGCGCCGTGAGCGCGGCGGCGGTCTTCCTGTGGCGGCGGCGCGGGGGAGTGCCCCTGGTGGTGGCGCTGGGTCTGGGCGGCCTGCTCGGCTCGCTGCTGGCCTGGCGGCTGGGGGTGTGGCTGGGGCCCGACTCCGATGTCATCGCGCACGCGCAGGCCGCCGGCAAGGGCGTCACGTTCTCGGCGCCGTTGCGGCTCGGGGCGAAGGGGGCGCTGCTGGCGTGGTCGCTGGCCGCGATGCTGGTGCATCTGGGGCTCACGGCGTTGTTCGGGCCCCGGGATCCCGAGCCGTTCCCGCCGTACGGGGCGGGGTCCAAGGACGGGTACGGGGCGCCGATGGCGTAG
- a CDS encoding ABC transporter permease — translation MSVVPAEVLPGGARAVTETPRAAAAELAPRARLWPSLVAVYRAQLSRARVARIPLLFVATFQSVGILIMMRGVVDGGSEAEAVVAGSAVLVVAFVALNLLAQYFGQLRASGGLDHYATLPVPPAAVVLGAAGAYASFTVPGTLVTAVFGCVLFGLPLTHLWVLAAVIPLAGAALSGLGAAFGLLAPRPELATVLGQLGMSAALLLGVLPPDRMPEAVRFARDLLPSTYGVEAFARTFGPHPDWAFVLGDLAVCAGVGVVSLAVATWAYRRAAVR, via the coding sequence GTGAGTGTCGTACCCGCCGAGGTTCTGCCGGGCGGCGCCCGGGCCGTCACCGAGACGCCCCGCGCCGCGGCCGCCGAACTCGCGCCGCGTGCCCGGCTGTGGCCGTCGCTCGTGGCCGTGTACCGGGCGCAGCTGTCCCGGGCGCGGGTGGCGCGCATCCCGCTGCTGTTCGTGGCGACCTTCCAGTCGGTCGGCATCCTGATCATGATGCGGGGCGTGGTGGACGGCGGAAGCGAGGCGGAGGCCGTGGTGGCGGGCTCCGCGGTGCTCGTCGTGGCCTTCGTCGCGCTGAACCTGCTCGCGCAGTACTTCGGCCAGCTGCGGGCGAGCGGGGGGCTGGACCACTACGCGACCCTGCCCGTGCCGCCGGCCGCCGTCGTGCTGGGCGCCGCCGGGGCGTACGCCTCGTTCACGGTGCCGGGGACGCTGGTCACCGCGGTCTTCGGCTGTGTGCTGTTCGGGCTGCCGCTGACCCACCTGTGGGTGCTGGCGGCCGTCATCCCGCTGGCGGGCGCCGCGCTGTCCGGGCTCGGGGCGGCCTTCGGGCTGCTCGCGCCGCGGCCGGAGCTGGCCACCGTGCTGGGGCAGTTGGGCATGTCGGCGGCGCTGCTGCTGGGCGTGCTGCCGCCGGACCGGATGCCGGAGGCGGTGCGCTTCGCCCGGGACCTGCTCCCGTCCACCTACGGGGTCGAGGCCTTCGCCCGGACCTTCGGGCCGCATCCCGACTGGGCGTTCGTGCTCGGCGACCTCGCCGTGTGCGCGGGCGTGGGCGTCGTCTCGCTCGCCGTCGCCACCTGGGCGTACCGCCGGGCCGCCGTCCGGTGA